CGACATGTTAGTCAAACTCGAAATCGCATACGACACCCAGGAAGCGTACGACTTGGCGGAAAAGGTAATGCAGTTTGTCCAAAAAGAAGCGGATAACGCAAGCGTCGACCTTGCAAAAGTTCGCGGAGCTTTCCCGGCATTCAAAGGCTCTATCTACGACAAACCTGGCGAAATTAAACCTCGAAACGGCGCCAGAACAACCATTGCCCCCACCGGAACGATCTCACTCCTTGCCGATTGTTCAAGCGGAATCGAACCGCACTTTGCCCTAACTTACGCCAAAAACACAATTGAGGGCAAAAGACTCTTTACCACCAACCCATACTTTTTAGAAGCTCTAAAACAAAAGGGCCTTGAAAGCGAAGACTTACTTGCAAAAGTTGAAGAAAATAGGGGATCGGTCCAACACTTAGACGATATCCCAGAAGACCTCCAAAACACCTTTGTAGTTGCCGGCGATATCGCTCCTAAAGATCACGTTCGAATGGCGGCTGCTTTTCAAAAGTTTACTGACAACGGAATCAGCAAAACGATAAACTTCCAAAACGTTGCAACAGTTAGTGACGTCCGCGAGGCCTACCACCTAAGTTACGAACTTGGCTGCAACATGATTACCATTTACAGAGACGGATCCAGAGTAAAACAGGTTCTCGAAGTTAAAAAAGGCAAGTCTTACTACGACCAGCTCGCAGGTGGCAAGGCAACAGACGAAGAAGGGAACGCCTTACCTGAACTTCCAAGAAAAAGACCAACCCCTCAGGAAGCCTGGGGAATGCGCATCAGGAAAAAGGCAGACGTCGGCCAAGTCTACACGTCTGTTTTCCGAGATGCCGACAATTCTCCAATCGAAGTCTTTATAACAATCGGTAAAACCGGCGGATACGTTGCAGGTGCTGCCGAAGTAACCGGAAGACTGGCGTCCCGCGCGCTTAAATACGGCGCAAGCCTGGAAGAAATCGCGGGCGACCTAATCGGAATTTCCTGCGGCACTCCTTACGGTCTCGGTCCGGATAGCGTCCTTTCCGCATTTGACGCCGTCGGCAAATCGTTAATCGAGATCGCCAACGCGAAACAACTCCAGCTCCCGGTGAATGGCGAAGAGCAGACAGAAGAACAAATAATCCCAGCTAACGGCCAAGCGTACACAAATGGTCACGCGACAAGCGGAATTTCAAACGGGTCTACCAACGGAAACGGCCATTCGTTAGCTCCCGCAAATGGAGTCACAATCGAAACCAATGGCCAAAGTCTGCAGATGACAATAACAGAAAGCGCGGAACTTCAGGTAAACAGCGGTTTAATGGCCGGAATCCACGAAGAAAAATTAATCGAGAACAAATTTACAATCTGCCCGGACTGCCAAAGCCCGGTAGTCTACAAAGAAGGCTGCAGAAGCTGCGTCAACCCAACCTGTGGTTGGTCCAAGTGCAGCTGACAAATGTAATTTCGTCATCCTGAGCGAAGTCGAAGGATCTCCATATAAGTTATATACTTCCCTCATGCGAATAAATAAATTTCTGGCTCAAGCTGGCGTCGCTTCGCGTCGCAAAGCGGACGAGTTGATAGAAGAGGGGAGCGTAAGCGTTAATGGTAAACCTGCAATACTCGGACAAGACGTAAGTGAAAAAGACGAAATCCTGGTCAACGGCAAAAAAATAGACAGAAAAGCAAAAAACGTTTACATCATTCTCAACAAACCTAAAGACGTAACATCTACTGTTTACGATCGGCACGCGAGATTCACAGTCCTGGACCTAATTAAATCGTCATCCTGGAGCGAACGAAGTGAAGCGATAGGATCTAAAAAAGATTCTATCAGTCGTTCCACTCCTTCCAGAATGACAACTCGTGATCTACCGAGACTTTATCCAGTCGGAAGACTAGACGAAGACTCGACTGGATTAATCTTGTTAACGAACGACGGAGAATTAACTCAGCACCTGACTCATCCCAAGTTCCACATCGCAAAAACTTATGAAGTTCTGATTCTTGGAGAAGTCCAAAGCGATAAAATACAACAGTTAGAGTCAGGAATTGTGTTGGAAGACGGAAAAACAGCTCCGGCCGAAGTAAAAGTTCTCCAGGCATCTGCGCACAGAACTCTTTTGCAAATAACCCTTTACGAGGGTAAAAAAAGACAAATAAGAAGAATGGCAGCCGCTTTGCATCTGCACATCCTGAGCCTCAAGCGGGTTTCCATGGGCCCTTTAAAACTGGGTACCCTTCCAAGCGGCAAACACAGACACTTAACAGAACAAGAAGTTAGGAATTTAAAAAAGGAAGCTGGAATTAAGGTTTAATTTTCCCTTCGACCCATTCGGTTTACACTCAGGGTCGTACTGAGTGAAATCGAAGTACGACTCGCTACGCTCGCTCAGGGAATATTGTGGAGTAATACCTCTTCCCCTAAGAGAAATATTGACTGAGCGAAGTCGAAGTCAGTCATCGATTACTTAGACTTCCTTCCCATCCATGCAGTCTCAGAAACTCCATCCAACTTATTCGCATATCTTGCCAAAACAAAAAGCCAATCTGAAAGCCTGTTTATAAACAAAATCGCCTGTGGATTTATTTTCTCTTGTTTCGAAAGTTTAACAACCTGTCTTTCTGCGCGTCTTGCGATTGTTCTTGCCAGATGAAGTCTCGCGCCAACCTCACTGCCTCCAGGCAAGATAAAATACCTAAGTGGTGAAAGCGTCTTTTGCCACTCGTCAATTTCCGCCTCCAATCGACTGACGTAGCTCTTTCCAACTCTCAAAGTTTTAACTTTAACATCGTAAGGGGTAGCAAGATCCGCCCCAAAAACAAAAAGTTCCCGCTGTAATCTTAAAAGTTTTTTTCTAATTCTTGTCATCGCGAGCGTTGCGTGGCGATCTCTTAAATTGAGATTGCTTTGTCGTTTCACTCCTCGCAATGACGAAGAGAGAGCGGCCAAAATTACACCAAGTTGAGAATTAAGTTCATCAACCGCGCCTGTCGCGTTAATCCTGGCAGAATCCTTATCGACGCGTTCTCCACCAAAGAGGGAAGTCGTGCCGCTATCACCAGTCTTCGTATATATCTTCACTGCCTGCGATTGTAACAAATCACATCAAAATTAGCCCTCACCTTCTCCACTCACTTGACACACCCTCCCCAGTAGGGTAGGATAAATCAAATGCAAGACACAGTCAAAGAAAATGCTCTTCAAAGATTGCTCACTGCTAGGGGACACCTCGAGCACGTTATTTCTATGGTTAATTCCGAATCTTATTGCATCGATATTTTGCAACAATCCCTCGCAGTTCAGGCTGCGTTAAAAGCAGTTGATCACATTATTTTGAAAGGGCATTTGGAAGAACACGCGACGGAAGCGCTAAAAGGCAAAGACCCAAAAAAGGCGATTGACGAAATAATCGAAATTTTTGACAAGGCAAGGAGGTGATGTTGAATGTTCTTTAGATATAGTCCTCAAGCTTCACCGTCGGCATACCAAAGTGGAGACTACTTGTATGGTCATCCCATGATGGGCTGGTTTGGAGCAAATGGTAGCGGTATGTGGTTTTTTGGTATTGCGTGGCTTGTAACATGGATACTGGTAATTGCGGTGTTAGTTGCTCTTGTAAGATGGCTCTGGAAAAAAGGTGATAAAGTGAAGTAACCTTTCATGCAAACTATTGTCATTAAACTTGCAATCTTTAGTGTCGCCTTCGGTTTTGTCGAAGCCTCGGTAGTCGTTTATTTGAGACATCTTTTGGGCGCTTCTCAACCGGCGATTTCTCCAAACGGGATATTATTCCTGGTTCCCGGCATTGCCTTTTTGGAACCTCGTACCGCGCTGGAAATTATCACAGATACCCAGATACTTAATGTTGAAAGAATAAGAGAGGCTTCAACTGTCGTGATGCTCGCGTCAATAGCTGCTCTCTCGGGCAAAAACTTTTCACAAAAAATTGCCTATTTCTTTTTTATCTTTGGCATCTGGGATATTTTTTACTATATCTTCTTAAATCTCACCATTGGTTGGCCAAAATCACCAAGGGATTTAGATATTTTCTTTTTACTTCCAACACCCTGGGTAGGGCCTGTTGTAGTTCCTATCGCAATGTCTTCGGTCTTGATAGTAGCGTCATTAATATTTTTAGCAAAAAGGAGGCAATAACATGACGCACTATACATGTCCGATGCATCCGGAAGTTTCTTTGGAAAAACCGAGCCGCTGTCCCAAGTGTGGCATGAATCTGGAGCCGTCAAAAGAGAAAAAAGAAACTCGTGCAAATCACAAAATGGAAGGGCACAAAATGAAGCCAGCTACCAAGATGCCATTTTGGGAAAAATTCAAAATGAGCATGAAGATGACAATGGGAATGGAGCACACAGGTCTGGCAGGAAGGGAAATGGCCAAGCTGATGGAAGAGGATATTAAATTTAAATTCTTCTTCTCGGCAATCATCACAATTCCAATAGTCGCCTACTCCCCCCTCGGTGAACACATACTTGGATTAAGACTTCCAACGCCAATCCCCGCCTCATGGATTATGTTTATTTTGACAACCCCCCTCTATTTTTACTCCGGTTGGATTTTCCTTTACTCATCGTACGTTGCGCTAAAAAATAAAACTCTTAATATGGCTGTTCTTATCGCGGTTGGAATCACAGCCGCTTATGTTTTCAGCGTTGTACTGACACTCTTGGGGAGTGCGGAATCTTTTTACGAAGCGGCGGCAATGCTTACTACCTTTGTGCTTTTTGGGCACTGGATGGAAATGAAATCACGCAGGGGAACAACAGACGCGCTCCAGGCACTGTTCAATCTCGTTCCGCCCCAGGCAAGGCTTCTTAAAGGTGGGCAGGAAAAATTAGTTCCGACGTCTCAAGTTAAAATTGGTGATATTTTAATCTTAAAACCCGGGGATAAGGTTCCGGTCGATGGGGAAATTACGGAAGGCGAAACAGCAATTGATGAATCGTTAGTCACGGGCGAATCTCTTCCAGTTGCGAAGAAAAAGGGTGATTTGGTAATTGGCGGATCGATTAATCAATCTGGATCGGTTAGATTTAAGGCCACTAAAGTTGGCGAAGACACGGCTCTTGCCCAAATAGTGAAAATGGTTGAAATTGCCCAAAGTTCCAAAGCTCCGGGGCAAAAGATAGCCGATAGATTCGCTCAGTACTTAGTTATTGTGGCAGTAGGCGGCGGACTACTCGCATTCTTAGGGTGGTATTTTATACTAGGCGCACCGATTCTAGTCGCTCTGACCTTCGCCATTTCAACTACCGTTATTGCCTGCCCCGACGCGCTAGGTCTTGCTACTCCAACTGCCGTTGCTGTAGGTACCGGTCTGGGAGCCAAACACAATATCCTAATTAAGGACGCGCCAACCCTGGAGCAAGTTTCGAAAATTCAAGCAATAGTACTGGACAAAACCGGAACTCTGACAGAAGGAAAGCCAATCATTTCAGATGTCATTGCGAGGAGTGAAACGACAAAGCAATCTCAAAAAAGAGATCGCTTCGCTAGCGCTCGCGATGACGCAATTGCAACAATGGCCGCCGCCGAAACAAAATCCAACCATCCCCTCAGTCAAGCGGTTATCGAGGAGGCAAAAAGAAGGAAGTTAAAAATACCGACAAACATTTCGAAATTTAAAAACCTTGAAGGTCATGGCGTTGAGGCAACCGTGGAAGGCAAGCATGTGCTTGTCGGAACTGTCAGGTTAATGAAGGACAGAAATGTCAATATACAACCCCTACAAAAAGAAATAGATAAACTTCTTGGGGAGGGCAAAACAATAATGGTTCTTGCAGTTGGCACTGATGTGGCGGGAGTTGTCGCGGCCGCGGACCCAATTAAAGAAAACGCGAAACTGGCAATTTCAAAGATGCGAGAATCAGGGCTGGAAATCGCAATGATTACCGGTGAC
Above is a window of Candidatus Curtissbacteria bacterium DNA encoding:
- a CDS encoding adenosylcobalamin-dependent ribonucleoside-diphosphate reductase, which encodes MIKKLTLPKIDTRAAVREKARKIGRNIPNAPKELIEPTLSENAAYIAKTRYAFRDEKGDPIETPRDMFWRIAYYIGAADTIYSPRGERGEAGAKNSHTKSAKEFYDIMATQRFIPNTPTLVNSGKTGQSLSACFVLPVEDDMEGILKTMGNMAMIHKMGGGTGFSFSRLRPKDDIIGTSKGKSTGPVAFLQAYNDVTSQIRQGGVRRGANMGILHYTHPDILRFAVHKVDEFSLTNFNISVTVTEEFMEKVKTDTNFVEGEIDVDDIIDEVKEAYTIRDLDLKNVRVEEAVAKLYEVCRATQEGEGYDLLNPRTGEAVDKLNAKKVFDLITKLAWQYGDPGMILIDRVNNSRANPTPQIGLIEATNPCAEQPLLPYDACTLGSINLSKFVVGTKGAEDPERSRGIDRRIDWKGMKEVIHTAIHFLDNVLDMNEYPVEEINRMTSLIRRVGLGVMGWADMLVKLEIAYDTQEAYDLAEKVMQFVQKEADNASVDLAKVRGAFPAFKGSIYDKPGEIKPRNGARTTIAPTGTISLLADCSSGIEPHFALTYAKNTIEGKRLFTTNPYFLEALKQKGLESEDLLAKVEENRGSVQHLDDIPEDLQNTFVVAGDIAPKDHVRMAAAFQKFTDNGISKTINFQNVATVSDVREAYHLSYELGCNMITIYRDGSRVKQVLEVKKGKSYYDQLAGGKATDEEGNALPELPRKRPTPQEAWGMRIRKKADVGQVYTSVFRDADNSPIEVFITIGKTGGYVAGAAEVTGRLASRALKYGASLEEIAGDLIGISCGTPYGLGPDSVLSAFDAVGKSLIEIANAKQLQLPVNGEEQTEEQIIPANGQAYTNGHATSGISNGSTNGNGHSLAPANGVTIETNGQSLQMTITESAELQVNSGLMAGIHEEKLIENKFTICPDCQSPVVYKEGCRSCVNPTCGWSKCS
- a CDS encoding rRNA pseudouridine synthase, with protein sequence MRINKFLAQAGVASRRKADELIEEGSVSVNGKPAILGQDVSEKDEILVNGKKIDRKAKNVYIILNKPKDVTSTVYDRHARFTVLDLIKSSSWSERSEAIGSKKDSISRSTPSRMTTRDLPRLYPVGRLDEDSTGLILLTNDGELTQHLTHPKFHIAKTYEVLILGEVQSDKIQQLESGIVLEDGKTAPAEVKVLQASAHRTLLQITLYEGKKRQIRRMAAALHLHILSLKRVSMGPLKLGTLPSGKHRHLTEQEVRNLKKEAGIKV
- a CDS encoding cob(I)yrinic acid a,c-diamide adenosyltransferase, with amino-acid sequence MKIYTKTGDSGTTSLFGGERVDKDSARINATGAVDELNSQLGVILAALSSSLRGVKRQSNLNLRDRHATLAMTRIRKKLLRLQRELFVFGADLATPYDVKVKTLRVGKSYVSRLEAEIDEWQKTLSPLRYFILPGGSEVGARLHLARTIARRAERQVVKLSKQEKINPQAILFINRLSDWLFVLARYANKLDGVSETAWMGRKSK
- a CDS encoding metal-sensing transcriptional repressor, producing the protein MQDTVKENALQRLLTARGHLEHVISMVNSESYCIDILQQSLAVQAALKAVDHIILKGHLEEHATEALKGKDPKKAIDEIIEIFDKARR
- a CDS encoding copper-translocating P-type ATPase — translated: MTHYTCPMHPEVSLEKPSRCPKCGMNLEPSKEKKETRANHKMEGHKMKPATKMPFWEKFKMSMKMTMGMEHTGLAGREMAKLMEEDIKFKFFFSAIITIPIVAYSPLGEHILGLRLPTPIPASWIMFILTTPLYFYSGWIFLYSSYVALKNKTLNMAVLIAVGITAAYVFSVVLTLLGSAESFYEAAAMLTTFVLFGHWMEMKSRRGTTDALQALFNLVPPQARLLKGGQEKLVPTSQVKIGDILILKPGDKVPVDGEITEGETAIDESLVTGESLPVAKKKGDLVIGGSINQSGSVRFKATKVGEDTALAQIVKMVEIAQSSKAPGQKIADRFAQYLVIVAVGGGLLAFLGWYFILGAPILVALTFAISTTVIACPDALGLATPTAVAVGTGLGAKHNILIKDAPTLEQVSKIQAIVLDKTGTLTEGKPIISDVIARSETTKQSQKRDRFASARDDAIATMAAAETKSNHPLSQAVIEEAKRRKLKIPTNISKFKNLEGHGVEATVEGKHVLVGTVRLMKDRNVNIQPLQKEIDKLLGEGKTIMVLAVGTDVAGVVAAADPIKENAKLAISKMRESGLEIAMITGDNRKTAETIGKQLGIKRIFAEVLPEDKAKYVKKLQDEGKFTAMVGDGVNDAPALAQADIGIAIGAGTDVAIETAKVVLMKSDPADILRAIKLSKATVVKMKQNLFWASIYNLLAIPVAAGVLYPKFGISLRPEWAALLMSLSSIIVATNAVLLTRTEKDLITV